One window of Candidatus Methylocalor cossyra genomic DNA carries:
- the mutM gene encoding bifunctional DNA-formamidopyrimidine glycosylase/DNA-(apurinic or apyrimidinic site) lyase — protein sequence MPELPEVETTRRGIAPHLLGATIAALEIRQPRLRWPVPTQLPETLPGQVIRAVRRRGKYLLLGTDAGTLILHLGMSGSLRLTPPDSPWRKHDHFALRLTTGLGLRYHDPRRFGCLLWTETAPEQHPLLAALGPEPLEPAFTGGYLHAHARGRRMAVKSFLMDSRIVVGIGNIYANEALFRAGIAPNRPAGRISLRRYEHLAQAVRTVLAASINQGGTTLRDFVDAAGNPGYFRQTLQVYGRAGEPCPVCGTGIRVQRLGQRATYWCPQCQR from the coding sequence GTGCCGGAGCTACCTGAGGTCGAGACCACCCGCCGCGGCATCGCGCCGCATCTCCTCGGCGCCACCATCGCCGCCTTGGAAATCCGCCAGCCGCGCCTACGCTGGCCGGTGCCGACCCAACTGCCGGAAACGCTCCCCGGCCAGGTCATCCGGGCGGTGCGACGGCGTGGCAAGTACCTGTTGCTGGGCACTGACGCCGGCACCCTGATCCTGCACCTGGGGATGTCCGGCAGCCTGCGCCTCACCCCGCCGGACAGCCCCTGGCGCAAGCACGACCACTTCGCCCTGCGGCTCACCACTGGGCTGGGCTTGCGCTACCACGACCCGCGCCGGTTCGGTTGCCTGCTGTGGACCGAAACCGCGCCGGAGCAGCATCCCCTCCTGGCGGCCCTGGGACCGGAGCCGCTGGAACCGGCATTCACCGGCGGTTATCTCCACGCCCATGCCCGCGGCCGCCGGATGGCGGTCAAATCTTTCCTCATGGACAGCCGGATCGTGGTCGGCATCGGCAACATTTACGCCAATGAGGCCCTGTTCCGGGCCGGCATCGCGCCGAACCGCCCGGCCGGGCGCATCTCCCTGCGCCGCTACGAGCACCTAGCCCAGGCCGTGCGGACCGTGCTTGCGGCCAGCATCAACCAGGGTGGCACGACCTTGCGGGACTTCGTGGATGCGGCGGGCAATCCCGGCTACTTCCGGCAAACCTTGCAGGTGTACGGGCGGGCCGGCGAACCCTGCCCGGTCTGCGGCACTGGTATCCGGGTCCAGCGGCTAGGGCAGCGGGCCACCTACTGGTGTCCCCAATGCCAGCGCTGA
- a CDS encoding cytochrome-c peroxidase, which yields MLKFKLLIGALALTGASVAAAVEWRPLPTKAPEPADNPSTPAKVELGKMLYHDVRLSANGVLSCNSCHNVMLGGEDNRGGSIGVKDQRGGRSAPTVWNAAFNSVQFWDGRAPSLEAQAKGPVTNPIEMGMKNWEEVIARLKAIPGYAQAFAAAFGSPDAITPDNVAKAIAAYERTLITPNSPYDRYVAGDKSALTEQQVRGMNTFAEVGCIGCHSGPAFNGPTLPEGTGFFQKFPTYQDAALEGQYGFTTDLGRFEVTKNDADKHLFKVPTLRNVALTSPYFHNGKVRRLEDAVKIMAKLQLNKELTPAQTSDIVAFLNALTGEFPKIEMPRLPAYSDNSFPYE from the coding sequence ATGCTCAAGTTCAAGCTGTTGATCGGCGCTCTCGCCTTGACCGGCGCCTCGGTGGCCGCTGCGGTGGAATGGCGCCCGTTGCCCACCAAGGCCCCCGAACCGGCCGACAATCCCTCCACCCCCGCCAAGGTGGAATTGGGCAAAATGCTCTACCACGACGTGCGCTTATCCGCCAACGGCGTGTTGTCCTGCAACTCCTGTCACAATGTGATGCTGGGAGGCGAGGACAACCGGGGGGGTTCCATCGGCGTGAAGGATCAGCGTGGCGGACGCAGTGCCCCCACGGTCTGGAATGCGGCATTCAATTCCGTGCAGTTCTGGGACGGCCGCGCCCCCAGCCTGGAGGCCCAGGCCAAGGGCCCGGTCACCAATCCCATCGAAATGGGCATGAAGAACTGGGAAGAGGTGATCGCCCGCCTGAAGGCCATTCCCGGCTACGCGCAAGCCTTTGCCGCCGCCTTCGGCAGCCCCGACGCCATCACCCCCGACAACGTCGCCAAGGCCATCGCCGCCTATGAGCGCACCTTGATCACGCCCAATAGTCCCTACGACCGGTACGTCGCCGGAGACAAAAGCGCCCTGACCGAGCAGCAGGTCCGGGGCATGAACACCTTCGCCGAGGTGGGCTGCATCGGTTGCCACTCGGGGCCCGCCTTTAACGGTCCCACCCTCCCCGAGGGCACCGGCTTCTTCCAGAAATTCCCCACCTACCAGGACGCCGCTCTCGAAGGCCAGTACGGTTTCACCACCGACCTCGGGCGCTTCGAAGTCACCAAGAACGACGCCGACAAGCACCTGTTCAAGGTGCCCACCTTGCGCAACGTCGCCCTGACCTCCCCCTACTTCCACAACGGCAAGGTGCGACGCCTGGAAGATGCCGTGAAGATCATGGCCAAGTTGCAGCTCAATAAGGAATTGACCCCGGCCCAGACCAGCGACATCGTGGCCTTTCTCAATGCCCTGACGGGGGAATTCCCCAAGATCGAAATGCCGCGGCTGCCGGCCTATTCGGACAATTCCTTCCCCTACGAATGA
- a CDS encoding M48 family metallopeptidase — protein sequence MARLSTAILLAFWLFSILSGCVVNPITGRSQAMLISDDEAARQSAQAYSQLLTAAAQKNALDTDPAATERVRNIAEPLIQQAMAMRPETRQWQWDVHVLRSPEINAWCMAGGKIAVYSGLLKAIQPSDDELAQVLGHEIAHALLSHQAEKMSRIQAQQLGINLGVLAGAAAGYDLRGLSGLANTLATLGLQLPNSRQAESEADSVGIELAAKAGYNPNAAVTLWEKMLGAGNGGSPEWLSTHPDPASRLQAMRAKAQQLMPVYQAHRRS from the coding sequence GTGGCTCGTTTGTCCACTGCCATCCTGTTGGCTTTTTGGCTGTTTTCAATCCTTTCCGGCTGCGTCGTCAATCCCATCACCGGCCGCAGCCAGGCAATGCTCATCAGCGACGACGAGGCAGCCCGCCAATCGGCACAAGCCTATAGCCAATTGCTCACCGCCGCCGCACAAAAGAACGCCTTGGACACGGATCCCGCCGCCACCGAGCGGGTCCGGAACATCGCCGAGCCCTTGATCCAACAGGCCATGGCGATGCGCCCGGAAACCCGCCAATGGCAGTGGGACGTGCACGTGCTGCGCAGCCCAGAGATCAACGCCTGGTGCATGGCGGGGGGCAAGATCGCCGTGTACAGCGGGTTGCTGAAGGCGATTCAGCCTTCCGACGACGAGCTCGCCCAGGTGCTGGGCCATGAAATCGCCCATGCGCTCCTGTCCCACCAGGCGGAGAAAATGTCGCGTATCCAGGCCCAGCAGTTGGGGATTAATCTGGGCGTGTTGGCGGGGGCCGCTGCCGGTTACGACCTGCGGGGGCTGTCCGGATTGGCCAACACCCTAGCCACCTTGGGCTTGCAGTTGCCCAACAGCCGCCAGGCGGAGAGCGAGGCGGATAGCGTCGGTATCGAGCTGGCCGCCAAGGCCGGCTACAACCCCAATGCCGCCGTCACCCTGTGGGAGAAGATGCTCGGGGCGGGCAATGGCGGCAGCCCGGAATGGCTCAGCACGCACCCGGATCCCGCCTCGCGCCTCCAGGCCATGCGGGCCAAGGCGCAGCAATTGATGCCGGTTTACCAGGCCCACCGCCGTTCCTGA
- a CDS encoding TatD family hydrolase, with amino-acid sequence MFVDSHCHLDRLDLGPFDHRFEQLVTACRERQVEHMLCVAIDLESYPAMRRLVDGYPDISVSVGVHPNESSARSPGEEELVELAADPKVVAIGETGLDYYRTADLGPCQQDRFRRHIRAAKAARKPLIVHTRQAREATLAILREEGARDVGGVLHCFTEDWEMAKGALDLNFYISFSGIVTFRNAAPLQEVARKVPEDRLLIETDSPYLAPVPHRGKANYPFLVRHVAEVLAQVRGISVESVAAASARNFYTLFAGVRSLM; translated from the coding sequence ATGTTTGTCGACTCCCATTGCCATCTCGATCGTCTGGACCTCGGTCCCTTTGATCACCGCTTCGAGCAGCTGGTGACGGCTTGCCGGGAGCGTCAGGTCGAGCACATGCTGTGCGTGGCCATCGACTTGGAAAGTTATCCCGCGATGCGGCGCCTGGTCGATGGGTATCCGGACATTTCCGTTTCGGTGGGCGTCCATCCCAACGAATCGTCGGCCCGCTCGCCGGGAGAGGAGGAGTTGGTCGAGCTGGCGGCCGATCCAAAGGTGGTGGCGATTGGGGAGACCGGCCTGGATTACTATCGCACCGCCGACCTCGGTCCTTGCCAACAGGACCGGTTTCGCCGCCACATCCGTGCCGCGAAGGCCGCGCGGAAGCCGCTTATCGTGCACACGCGCCAGGCCCGGGAGGCGACCTTGGCGATCCTGAGGGAAGAGGGGGCACGCGATGTGGGCGGGGTTTTGCACTGTTTCACCGAGGATTGGGAGATGGCCAAAGGCGCCCTGGACTTGAATTTTTACATCTCCTTCTCGGGCATCGTGACCTTCCGTAACGCCGCGCCGCTGCAGGAGGTGGCCAGGAAGGTGCCGGAAGACCGACTCCTGATCGAAACCGATTCACCCTACCTCGCTCCGGTTCCGCACCGGGGAAAGGCCAATTATCCCTTCCTGGTCCGCCATGTGGCGGAGGTCCTAGCCCAGGTGCGTGGTATCTCGGTGGAGAGCGTGGCGGCCGCGAGTGCGCGAAATTTTTACACCTTGTTCGCCGGGGTGCGGTCGTTGATGTGA
- the glgA gene encoding glycogen synthase GlgA: MKRKLLFVTSEAYPLIKTGGLADVSSSLPIALHALGQEVRLLMPGYGPALAAGHFEPVKVLHEAQGIAILEGVLPGSEVPVWLLTHEQYFARSGNPYLGPDGRPWPDNAERFALLCHVAVEIAMDRLGLGWKPDLVHCNDWQTGLIPALLGDEPGRPATVFTIHNLAYQGIFPHGTFLRLRLPVRFWSPQALEFYGQLSFIKGGLAFADRLNTVSPTYAKEIQTKEFGYGLEGLLTHRRDRLNGILNGIDQEAWNPATDPLIPVNFDSRSVERRAFNKAFLQKSFGLTPDGDRFLLAWVGRLVQQKGIDLVIELLPKLIQWPVQLAIVGSGEARYEQILTQWTRLYPDRIALKLGYDEPNAHLVEAGADLFLMPSRFEPCGLNQMYSQRYGAVPLVRRVGGLADTVEDADPAHLSAGTATGIVFEEASASALERAILRALALYQDRASWRSLQRAGMGKDFSWQRSARCYLELYDRALHDRANADGLLRKVVRP; the protein is encoded by the coding sequence ATGAAAAGGAAGCTTCTGTTCGTCACCAGCGAAGCCTACCCGCTCATCAAGACCGGAGGTCTCGCGGATGTATCCAGCAGCCTACCCATTGCCTTGCACGCCCTGGGCCAGGAAGTCCGCCTGCTGATGCCCGGGTACGGTCCCGCCCTCGCCGCCGGTCATTTCGAGCCGGTCAAGGTGCTGCACGAGGCCCAGGGTATCGCCATCCTGGAGGGCGTGCTGCCGGGCTCGGAGGTACCGGTTTGGCTCCTCACCCACGAGCAATACTTCGCCCGCAGCGGTAATCCTTATCTGGGGCCGGACGGCCGGCCATGGCCAGACAATGCGGAGCGATTCGCGCTGCTGTGCCATGTGGCGGTGGAGATCGCCATGGACCGCCTGGGGCTGGGCTGGAAACCCGATCTGGTCCACTGCAACGATTGGCAAACCGGGCTGATTCCCGCCCTGCTAGGCGACGAACCGGGGCGGCCGGCCACCGTATTCACCATCCACAATCTGGCCTACCAAGGGATTTTCCCCCACGGGACCTTCCTGCGATTACGCCTGCCGGTGCGGTTCTGGTCGCCGCAGGCCCTGGAGTTCTATGGCCAGCTGTCCTTCATAAAGGGCGGTTTGGCCTTCGCCGACCGGCTCAACACGGTCAGCCCGACCTATGCCAAGGAAATCCAGACCAAGGAGTTTGGTTATGGCCTCGAGGGGCTGCTGACCCACCGCCGCGACCGGCTCAATGGGATTTTGAACGGCATCGACCAGGAGGCGTGGAATCCGGCCACCGATCCTTTAATCCCGGTGAACTTCGACAGCCGTTCCGTGGAGCGGCGGGCGTTCAACAAGGCTTTCCTGCAAAAAAGCTTCGGCTTGACCCCGGATGGCGATCGCTTTCTCCTGGCCTGGGTCGGACGGCTGGTCCAGCAGAAGGGCATCGATCTCGTCATCGAGTTACTGCCGAAGCTGATCCAATGGCCGGTGCAGTTAGCCATCGTCGGCAGCGGTGAAGCGCGCTACGAGCAAATCCTGACGCAGTGGACACGCCTTTATCCGGACCGCATTGCCCTCAAGCTGGGTTATGACGAACCCAATGCCCACCTGGTCGAGGCGGGGGCGGATTTGTTCTTGATGCCGTCCCGGTTCGAGCCCTGCGGTCTCAATCAGATGTACAGCCAGCGCTATGGCGCGGTGCCGTTGGTGCGGCGCGTGGGGGGGCTTGCCGATACCGTGGAGGATGCCGACCCCGCCCACCTAAGTGCCGGCACCGCGACCGGCATCGTGTTCGAGGAAGCCAGCGCCAGCGCCCTGGAGCGGGCCATCCTGCGGGCCCTGGCCCTCTACCAAGACCGGGCGTCCTGGCGCAGCCTGCAGCGGGCCGGTATGGGCAAGGATTTCTCCTGGCAGCGCAGCGCCCGCTGCTATCTGGAGCTCTACGACCGGGCACTGCACGACCGCGCCAACGCCGACGGCTTGCTGCGCAAGGTTGTACGCCCTTGA
- the glgB gene encoding 1,4-alpha-glucan branching protein GlgB — MNSTDRYSASGLTPDSPLSSDLQRVVEARHHDPFAVLGRHPVHGGEVFRVLLPQAETVRIGQDGPELERIPGTDLFQRVVPGGAAIPQHYRLFWKDKAGRERNHLDPYTFPPQLADFDLYLFGEGKHWHIYRILGAHAHTVAGIRGTLFATWAPNAERVSVVGDFNDWDGRTHPMRVRGSSGVWELFIPELGPGTLYKFEIRNRQQGTVLLKSDPYGREFELRPNTASIVTSDQPYAWGDQAWMEARKEHDWLHEPLSIYEVHLGSWQKTADGDFLDYRELARRLVAHVKDYGFTHIELLPVTEHPYDGSWGYQTTGYFAPTSRFGRPDDFRWFVDHCHRNGIGVFLDWVPAHFPKDAHGLAWFDGTPLYEHEDPRLGEHRDWGTLIYNFGRNEVRNFLIASALFWLEEFHIDGLRVDAVASMLYLDYSRRPGDWIPNKYGGNENLEAIAFLRELNTVTHQQFPGTLVMAEESTAWPQVTRPTWTGGLGFSMKWNMGWMHDILLYMSKDPIHRQYHHDQLTFGLLYAFTENFILPFSHDEVVHGKKSLLYRMPGDEWRRFANLRLLYTLMFTYPGKKLLFMGCEFGQGDEWDFTQPLAWYLLQYPLHQGVAKVVADLNRLYRELPALHRHDFESQGFEWIDCHDAPQSVLSYIRRDGDEFVAMVFNFTPVPRYNYRIGVPEPGRYREIFNSDSVYYGGSNVGNPPLEAEAREWMGRPYALTLTLPPLAGIILVREDVPEPSAATEATPASEPNNDARDE; from the coding sequence GTGAACTCGACCGACAGGTACAGCGCGTCCGGATTGACCCCCGATTCTCCCTTAAGTTCCGACCTACAGCGGGTGGTGGAGGCGCGCCATCACGACCCGTTTGCGGTCTTGGGGCGGCACCCCGTCCACGGCGGCGAGGTGTTCCGGGTTTTGCTGCCGCAGGCGGAGACGGTGCGCATCGGCCAAGATGGGCCCGAGCTGGAGCGGATTCCCGGGACCGACCTGTTCCAGCGGGTGGTCCCGGGGGGCGCTGCCATTCCCCAGCACTATCGGCTGTTCTGGAAGGACAAGGCAGGCCGGGAGCGGAACCACCTGGACCCCTACACTTTTCCGCCGCAACTGGCCGACTTCGATCTCTATCTCTTCGGGGAAGGCAAGCACTGGCACATCTACCGCATTCTCGGAGCGCACGCCCATACCGTGGCTGGGATCCGCGGCACTTTGTTCGCCACCTGGGCGCCCAATGCCGAACGGGTGAGCGTGGTGGGCGATTTCAACGATTGGGACGGACGGACCCATCCGATGCGGGTACGGGGTAGCAGCGGCGTTTGGGAGCTGTTCATCCCCGAACTGGGGCCGGGAACCCTGTACAAGTTCGAAATCCGTAACCGCCAACAGGGCACTGTGCTGCTGAAGAGCGACCCCTATGGCCGGGAGTTCGAGCTGCGTCCCAACACCGCCTCCATCGTCACCAGCGACCAGCCCTATGCATGGGGTGACCAAGCCTGGATGGAGGCGCGCAAGGAACACGACTGGCTGCACGAGCCCCTGTCAATCTACGAGGTGCATCTCGGTTCTTGGCAGAAGACCGCTGACGGCGATTTCCTCGACTACCGAGAACTGGCCCGGCGCCTGGTCGCCCACGTCAAGGATTACGGCTTCACCCACATCGAGCTGCTACCGGTCACCGAGCATCCCTACGACGGCTCCTGGGGCTACCAGACCACGGGGTATTTCGCCCCCACCAGCCGGTTTGGCCGACCGGATGATTTCCGCTGGTTTGTCGACCACTGCCACCGCAACGGCATCGGGGTGTTCCTGGACTGGGTGCCGGCCCATTTCCCCAAGGATGCCCACGGCCTGGCCTGGTTCGACGGTACTCCGCTCTACGAGCATGAGGATCCGAGGCTCGGCGAGCACCGCGACTGGGGTACGCTGATCTACAACTTCGGCCGCAACGAGGTGCGCAATTTTCTCATCGCCAGTGCCCTGTTCTGGTTGGAGGAGTTCCACATCGACGGCCTGCGGGTCGACGCCGTGGCCTCGATGTTGTACCTGGACTACTCCCGTCGGCCGGGGGACTGGATTCCCAACAAGTACGGCGGCAATGAGAACCTCGAGGCGATTGCCTTCCTGCGCGAGCTGAATACCGTCACCCATCAGCAGTTTCCCGGCACCCTGGTGATGGCTGAGGAATCCACCGCCTGGCCCCAGGTCACGCGCCCGACCTGGACCGGCGGGCTGGGTTTCTCCATGAAGTGGAACATGGGGTGGATGCACGACATCCTGCTGTACATGAGCAAGGATCCGATTCATCGCCAGTACCACCATGACCAGCTGACCTTCGGCCTGCTGTACGCCTTCACCGAGAACTTCATCCTGCCGTTCTCCCACGACGAGGTGGTGCACGGGAAAAAGAGCCTGCTTTACCGGATGCCCGGCGACGAGTGGCGAAGGTTCGCCAATCTCCGGCTGCTCTACACGCTGATGTTCACCTATCCGGGCAAGAAGCTTTTGTTCATGGGCTGTGAATTCGGCCAGGGGGATGAATGGGACTTCACTCAGCCCCTGGCCTGGTACCTGCTCCAATACCCGCTGCACCAGGGGGTGGCGAAAGTGGTGGCGGATCTCAACCGCCTGTATCGGGAGTTGCCGGCCCTGCACCGCCACGATTTCGAGTCCCAGGGTTTCGAGTGGATCGATTGCCATGATGCGCCGCAGTCGGTGTTAAGCTACATCCGCCGCGACGGGGACGAGTTCGTGGCGATGGTGTTCAACTTCACCCCGGTGCCACGCTACAACTACCGTATCGGTGTACCTGAGCCGGGTCGCTACCGGGAAATCTTCAATTCTGACTCGGTTTATTACGGCGGCAGTAACGTCGGCAATCCGCCCCTCGAAGCTGAGGCCAGGGAGTGGATGGGGCGTCCCTATGCCCTCACGTTGACCCTGCCACCTTTGGCGGGAATCATTCTGGTTCGCGAGGATGTTCCAGAACCTTCCGCCGCAACCGAGGCGACCCCTGCATCCGAGCCCAACAACGACGCACGAGACGAATGA
- the glgC gene encoding glucose-1-phosphate adenylyltransferase, which produces MPESMHASRFVSRLTRHTLALILAGGRGTRLHKLTEWRAKPAVPFGGKFRIIDFPLSNCINSGIRRIGVLTQYKADSLIRHIQQGWGFLRAELGEFVDILPAQQRLQESWYAGTADAVYQNLDILRRWNAEYTLILAGDHVYKMDYGLMMAYHVETEADLTVGCMEVPVEEAKAFGVMHVDENKRIFDFVEKPENPPTIPNRPDRALASMGIYVFNTSFLFEQLIKDADTPGSNHDFGRDIIPSVIKKYRVFAYPFRDAQSGVQAYWRDVGTVDSYWVANMELIGVDPELNLYDRDWPIWTYQIQAPPAKFVFDDDDRRGMAVDSMVSGGCIISGAEVRHSLLFSNVRVNSYSKVKDSVVLPEVNIGRHCRITKAIIDRGCHIPPHTVIGENLEEDRKRFYVSPGGVVLVTPDDLGQKLHFAR; this is translated from the coding sequence ATGCCCGAGTCGATGCATGCATCCCGCTTCGTGAGCCGCCTTACTCGACACACCCTGGCCCTGATCCTGGCGGGGGGACGGGGCACCCGCCTGCACAAGCTGACCGAGTGGCGGGCCAAACCTGCGGTACCTTTCGGCGGCAAATTCAGGATCATCGATTTCCCCCTTTCCAACTGCATCAATTCTGGCATTCGGCGCATCGGGGTGTTGACCCAGTACAAAGCCGATTCCCTCATCCGTCACATCCAACAGGGCTGGGGTTTCCTCCGCGCCGAGCTGGGCGAGTTCGTCGACATCCTCCCTGCCCAACAGCGGCTGCAGGAGTCCTGGTACGCCGGGACCGCCGACGCGGTCTATCAGAACCTGGACATCCTGCGGCGCTGGAATGCGGAGTACACCCTGATCCTGGCCGGCGATCACGTCTACAAGATGGATTACGGCCTGATGATGGCCTATCACGTCGAGACCGAGGCCGATCTGACCGTGGGCTGCATGGAAGTCCCCGTTGAAGAGGCCAAGGCCTTCGGCGTCATGCATGTCGATGAGAACAAACGGATCTTCGATTTCGTCGAAAAACCGGAAAACCCGCCCACGATTCCCAATCGCCCGGACCGCGCCCTGGCCTCCATGGGGATCTACGTATTCAACACCAGCTTCCTGTTCGAGCAGCTGATCAAGGACGCCGATACACCCGGTTCCAACCACGACTTCGGCCGCGACATCATCCCTTCGGTCATCAAGAAATACCGGGTGTTCGCCTACCCCTTCCGGGATGCCCAGAGCGGCGTCCAGGCCTATTGGCGGGATGTGGGGACGGTGGATTCGTACTGGGTCGCCAACATGGAGCTGATCGGAGTGGACCCGGAACTGAACCTGTACGACCGCGACTGGCCGATCTGGACCTATCAAATACAGGCCCCGCCTGCCAAGTTCGTGTTCGACGACGACGACCGCCGCGGCATGGCGGTGGATTCGATGGTTTCCGGCGGCTGCATCATCTCCGGCGCCGAGGTACGGCATTCCTTGCTGTTCAGTAATGTGCGGGTCAATTCCTATTCCAAGGTCAAAGACTCCGTGGTCCTTCCCGAGGTCAACATCGGTCGCCATTGCCGCATCACCAAGGCGATCATCGACCGCGGCTGCCACATCCCGCCCCATACCGTGATCGGTGAGAACCTCGAAGAAGATCGCAAGCGCTTCTATGTGAGCCCAGGCGGCGTGGTTTTGGTCACCCCCGATGATCTGGGACAGAAACTGCATTTCGCACGCTGA
- the malQ gene encoding 4-alpha-glucanotransferase, with product MNQAHSILDRRRAGILLHITSLPGGPHNGDLGRDAYRFVDFLAECGISVWQTLPIGPTHADGSPYQCLSAHAGNPLLISLEWLAQRGWLRDDLLPDPRLTDATQRTASLRAAFDAFSRRLSGHSDRQAFERFVRANARWLSDYALFIALREDFGQRPWQSWPDPIRSRQPRALRAARRRLRDVIARVKFEQFVFFRQWAELRQYARQRGVLLFGDMPIFVATDSADVWAHQDYFDLREDGSARVVAGVPPDYFSATGQRWGNPHYNWARMQADGFRWWLARFRSQLALYDWVRIDHFRGFEAYWEIPAESETAIHGHWVKAPGQALLETVFAKLNGLGLPLVAENLGVITPEVETLRTRFDIPGMLILQFAFDGGPDNPYLPQNHTPNNVVYTGTHDNDTTLSWFEDLSDAQKHKVYECLGHPDTPMPWALVQCAMASVAKLAVLPMQDVLELGKGHRMNTPGTMDERNWRWRFSWDDLSADKARRLADLVRLHQRATGP from the coding sequence GTGAACCAGGCACACAGCATTTTGGACCGGCGCCGCGCCGGCATTCTTTTGCATATCACCTCCTTGCCTGGCGGACCGCACAACGGCGATCTCGGCCGGGATGCCTATCGCTTCGTGGACTTTCTCGCCGAGTGCGGCATCAGCGTGTGGCAAACCCTGCCCATTGGACCCACCCATGCCGATGGCTCGCCCTATCAATGCCTCTCGGCCCATGCCGGCAACCCGCTGTTGATCAGCCTCGAATGGCTAGCCCAGCGTGGCTGGCTGCGGGATGACCTCCTCCCCGATCCACGCCTGACCGACGCCACCCAACGCACGGCTTCCCTGCGCGCCGCCTTTGATGCCTTCAGCCGCCGCCTGAGCGGCCACTCCGACCGGCAAGCCTTTGAACGATTCGTCAGGGCCAACGCCCGGTGGTTGTCCGACTATGCCCTGTTCATCGCGTTGCGGGAGGATTTTGGCCAGCGCCCTTGGCAAAGCTGGCCCGATCCCATCCGCAGCCGTCAACCGCGGGCCCTCCGGGCCGCCCGGCGGCGCTTGCGCGATGTCATCGCCCGGGTCAAGTTCGAGCAGTTCGTGTTCTTCCGGCAATGGGCGGAGTTGCGCCAGTATGCCCGTCAACGCGGCGTCCTGCTGTTCGGCGACATGCCGATCTTCGTCGCCACCGACAGCGCCGACGTATGGGCCCACCAGGATTACTTCGATCTCCGCGAGGACGGCTCCGCCCGGGTGGTGGCGGGGGTACCGCCCGATTATTTTTCCGCTACCGGGCAGCGCTGGGGCAATCCCCATTACAACTGGGCGCGCATGCAAGCTGACGGCTTCCGCTGGTGGCTCGCACGCTTCCGCAGCCAGTTGGCCTTGTACGATTGGGTACGGATCGACCATTTCCGGGGTTTCGAAGCCTACTGGGAAATCCCGGCCGAATCGGAAACGGCCATCCACGGCCACTGGGTAAAAGCACCCGGCCAAGCCCTATTGGAGACTGTGTTCGCCAAGCTGAATGGCTTGGGACTGCCGCTAGTGGCGGAAAATCTCGGCGTCATCACGCCGGAAGTGGAGACTTTGCGCACCCGGTTCGACATTCCCGGAATGTTGATCCTGCAATTCGCCTTCGATGGCGGGCCGGACAACCCCTATCTGCCGCAGAACCATACCCCGAACAACGTGGTTTACACGGGCACCCACGACAACGATACCACCCTATCCTGGTTCGAGGATTTGTCCGACGCGCAGAAGCACAAGGTCTACGAATGCCTCGGCCATCCCGATACCCCCATGCCCTGGGCGCTGGTGCAATGCGCCATGGCGTCGGTGGCCAAACTGGCGGTACTGCCCATGCAGGACGTACTGGAATTGGGCAAGGGCCACCGAATGAACACGCCGGGCACGATGGACGAAAGGAACTGGCGTTGGCGCTTTTCCTGGGACGACCTCAGCGCCGATAAAGCCCGCCGCCTGGCGGATCTCGTTCGCCTTCACCAGCGCGCGACCGGGCCTTGA
- a CDS encoding low molecular weight protein-tyrosine-phosphatase: protein MAEIKVLFCCMGNVCRSPMAEGFFRRLVDEAGLGERIVIDSAGTHTDLLDSPPDPRAQQIMAERGIDISGLRARPIKRADFERFDLILAMDGQNFDMLRFTCPKPYAYKIGQLLDYAPAFKVKDIPDPLHGDEETFVRVADMVEAAAAGLLERLRERLENQENA, encoded by the coding sequence ATGGCCGAAATCAAAGTTTTGTTTTGCTGCATGGGCAACGTCTGCCGTTCGCCCATGGCGGAAGGATTCTTCCGACGTTTGGTGGATGAAGCGGGGCTTGGCGAAAGGATCGTGATTGACTCGGCGGGTACCCATACCGATCTTTTGGATTCCCCTCCCGACCCCCGCGCTCAGCAGATCATGGCGGAGCGGGGCATCGACATCAGCGGTTTGCGGGCGCGGCCGATCAAGCGGGCCGACTTCGAGCGCTTCGATCTCATCCTCGCCATGGACGGGCAGAACTTCGACATGCTGCGGTTCACCTGTCCTAAGCCCTATGCCTATAAGATCGGACAGCTGCTCGACTATGCCCCGGCCTTCAAAGTCAAGGACATCCCCGACCCCTTGCACGGGGATGAGGAAACCTTCGTGCGTGTGGCGGACATGGTGGAGGCGGCCGCTGCAGGCTTGCTGGAGCGCCTGCGCGAGCGTCTGGAAAACCAGGAAAATGCTTGA